One window from the genome of Hemitrygon akajei chromosome 4, sHemAka1.3, whole genome shotgun sequence encodes:
- the LOC140727012 gene encoding regucalcin-like isoform X2, which yields MASVKIECVVNGRYSVAESPVWEEKDGTLLYTDITEQNVYRWNPVDNQIKKIHVDATAGSVVPRNSGGYVLALGKRLAFLDWEKQVVTDITEIDREKSNIRFNDGKADPAGRFLAGTMGMETRPDVFERHQGSLYALQTDHSVVKHLDQVDLSNGLAWSLDHKIFYYIDSLHFSVDAFDYDLQSGKISNRRVVYKLEQGVIIPDGQCIDNEGKLWVACYNGGSILRIDPETGKKMQTVKLPVSKTTSCCFGGKDYADLYVTSATRSLDQESFQRESLAGGIFKVTGLGVKGIPPHSFMG from the exons ATGGCGTCTGTCAAAATTGAATGTGTCGTGAACGGGCGGTATTCAGTTGCAGAAAGCCCAGTTTGGGAAGAGAAGGACGGCACTCTTCTCTATACGGATATCACTGAACAGAATGTGTACAGGTGGAATCCTGTTGATAACCAAATTAAAAAAATCCATGTTG ATGCAACTGCTGGTTCTGTTGTTCCTCGAAATTCTGGGGGTTATGTCCTGGCTCTTGGAAAAAGGTTGGCTTTTTTGGATTGGGAGAAACAGGTGGTTACTGACATAACTGAGATCGACCGTGAGAAATCAAACATTAGATTCAACGATGGCAAGGCTGACCCAGCGGGGCGCTTTCTGGCAG GGACAATGGGAATGGAGACTCGTCCAGATGTATTTGAAAGGCACCAGGGATCTCTTTATGCCTTGCAGACAGATCATTCGGTAGTCAAACACTTGGACCAGGTGGATCTTTCCAATGGCCTAGCGTGGTCATTGGATCACAAGATCTTCTATTATATAGACAGCTTGCATTTTTCTGTGGATGCATTTGACTATGATCTGCAGTCAGGAAAGATCT CAAATCGAAGGGTCGTTTACAAGCTTGAACAAGGTGTGATCATACCTGACGGGCAATGCATTGACAATGAAGGGAAGCTCTGGGTTGCTTGTTATAACGGCGGGAGCATCCTTCGTATCGACCCAGAGACAG GAAAAAAGATGCAGACAGTGAAGCTGCCTGTCAGTAAGACAACATCTTGCTGTTTTGGAGGAAAAGATTATGCCGACCTTTACGTAACATCAGCTACCAGAAGTTTGGACCAAGAGTCATTTCAGAGAGAGTCACTGGCTGGTGGGATTTTTAAG
- the LOC140727012 gene encoding regucalcin-like isoform X1, with the protein MVRRSSQHMFPEKIVMTDFIFQIMASVKIECVVNGRYSVAESPVWEEKDGTLLYTDITEQNVYRWNPVDNQIKKIHVDATAGSVVPRNSGGYVLALGKRLAFLDWEKQVVTDITEIDREKSNIRFNDGKADPAGRFLAGTMGMETRPDVFERHQGSLYALQTDHSVVKHLDQVDLSNGLAWSLDHKIFYYIDSLHFSVDAFDYDLQSGKISNRRVVYKLEQGVIIPDGQCIDNEGKLWVACYNGGSILRIDPETGKKMQTVKLPVSKTTSCCFGGKDYADLYVTSATRSLDQESFQRESLAGGIFKVTGLGVKGIPPHSFMG; encoded by the exons ATGGTACGAAGATCAAGCCAACACATGTTCCCGGAGAAAATAGTAATGACTGATTTTATTTTTCAGATCATGGCGTCTGTCAAAATTGAATGTGTCGTGAACGGGCGGTATTCAGTTGCAGAAAGCCCAGTTTGGGAAGAGAAGGACGGCACTCTTCTCTATACGGATATCACTGAACAGAATGTGTACAGGTGGAATCCTGTTGATAACCAAATTAAAAAAATCCATGTTG ATGCAACTGCTGGTTCTGTTGTTCCTCGAAATTCTGGGGGTTATGTCCTGGCTCTTGGAAAAAGGTTGGCTTTTTTGGATTGGGAGAAACAGGTGGTTACTGACATAACTGAGATCGACCGTGAGAAATCAAACATTAGATTCAACGATGGCAAGGCTGACCCAGCGGGGCGCTTTCTGGCAG GGACAATGGGAATGGAGACTCGTCCAGATGTATTTGAAAGGCACCAGGGATCTCTTTATGCCTTGCAGACAGATCATTCGGTAGTCAAACACTTGGACCAGGTGGATCTTTCCAATGGCCTAGCGTGGTCATTGGATCACAAGATCTTCTATTATATAGACAGCTTGCATTTTTCTGTGGATGCATTTGACTATGATCTGCAGTCAGGAAAGATCT CAAATCGAAGGGTCGTTTACAAGCTTGAACAAGGTGTGATCATACCTGACGGGCAATGCATTGACAATGAAGGGAAGCTCTGGGTTGCTTGTTATAACGGCGGGAGCATCCTTCGTATCGACCCAGAGACAG GAAAAAAGATGCAGACAGTGAAGCTGCCTGTCAGTAAGACAACATCTTGCTGTTTTGGAGGAAAAGATTATGCCGACCTTTACGTAACATCAGCTACCAGAAGTTTGGACCAAGAGTCATTTCAGAGAGAGTCACTGGCTGGTGGGATTTTTAAG